The Rhodobacter sp. CZR27 genome includes a window with the following:
- the purQ gene encoding phosphoribosylformylglycinamidine synthase subunit PurQ: MKAAVITFPGSNCDRDLAVAFEAAGAEVVRVWHKDTDLPAGVDVVGVPGGFSFGDYLRCGAIAARSPIAGAMIRHAERGGFVLGICNGFQVLTETGLLPGALMRNAGLKFICRSVELKVATADSAFTEGWAAGDVVRFPIAHHDGNYTADAETLARLRGEDRVAFTYVENPNGSMQDIAGVLSANRRVLGLMPHPERAADEAQGGTDGMGLFRSLLGRMALA; the protein is encoded by the coding sequence ATGAAAGCCGCCGTCATCACCTTTCCCGGGTCGAACTGCGACCGCGACCTTGCCGTGGCCTTCGAGGCGGCGGGCGCAGAGGTGGTCCGCGTCTGGCACAAGGACACCGACCTGCCCGCGGGCGTCGATGTCGTGGGCGTTCCGGGCGGCTTCTCCTTCGGCGACTACCTGCGCTGCGGGGCGATCGCCGCGCGCTCGCCCATCGCCGGCGCGATGATCCGCCATGCCGAGCGGGGCGGCTTCGTCCTCGGCATCTGCAACGGCTTTCAGGTCCTGACCGAGACCGGCCTGCTGCCGGGCGCGCTGATGCGCAACGCGGGCCTCAAGTTCATCTGCCGGTCGGTCGAGCTGAAGGTCGCGACCGCCGACAGCGCCTTCACCGAGGGCTGGGCCGCGGGCGACGTGGTGCGCTTCCCGATCGCCCACCATGACGGCAATTACACCGCCGACGCCGAGACGCTGGCGCGGCTCAGGGGCGAGGACCGGGTGGCCTTCACCTATGTCGAGAATCCCAACGGCTCGATGCAGGACATCGCGGGCGTGCTCTCGGCCAACCGCCGCGTGCTGGGCCTGATGCCCCACCCCGAGCGGGCGGCGGACGAGGCGCAGGGCGGCACCGACGGGATGGGACTGTTCCGCTCGCTGCTGGGCAGGATGGCGCTTGCCTGA
- a CDS encoding PA0069 family radical SAM protein: MKSTHSSLDPALRLRARGAASNESGRFEPARREAFADGWDLPEDEHLLRTEVRIERPRSALTFNRSPDIPFDRSVNPYRGCEHGCIYCFARPTHAYLNLSPGLDFETRLIARPGIAAVLERELRAKSYRVAPVALGTNTDPYQPVEARHRVMREVLEVLSAFRHPVAITTKGTLIERDLDLLAPMAAEGLLRVGLSVTTLDADLSRRLEPRAPPPARRLETIRRLAAAGIPVRAMVAPVIPGLTDPEIEAILAAVADANAVAATWIMLRLPLEVAPLVKAWAEEHYPDRAGKILARIREIHGGRDYDPAWGKRMRGEGIWADLVSRRFRLAAARHGLDRDQPPLRCDLFSVPPRPGDQLRLF; this comes from the coding sequence ATGAAGTCGACCCATTCCAGCCTCGATCCGGCCCTGCGCCTGCGTGCTCGCGGCGCCGCCAGCAACGAGAGCGGGCGGTTCGAGCCTGCACGCCGCGAGGCGTTCGCCGATGGCTGGGACCTGCCCGAGGACGAGCATCTGCTGCGGACCGAGGTCCGCATCGAGCGCCCACGCTCGGCCTTGACCTTCAACCGTTCGCCGGACATTCCGTTCGACCGCTCGGTCAATCCCTACCGGGGGTGTGAGCATGGCTGCATCTACTGCTTCGCCCGGCCGACGCACGCCTATCTCAACCTCTCGCCGGGGCTGGATTTCGAGACGCGGCTGATCGCGCGGCCCGGCATCGCCGCCGTGCTGGAGCGTGAGTTGCGCGCGAAATCCTACCGCGTGGCGCCGGTCGCGCTGGGAACCAACACCGATCCCTACCAGCCGGTCGAGGCACGCCACCGCGTGATGCGCGAGGTGCTCGAGGTGCTGTCGGCCTTCCGCCATCCCGTCGCGATCACCACCAAGGGCACGCTGATCGAGCGCGACCTGGACCTGCTGGCGCCGATGGCGGCCGAGGGGCTTCTGCGCGTCGGCCTGTCGGTCACGACGCTGGACGCCGACCTGTCGCGCCGGCTGGAGCCGCGGGCGCCGCCGCCGGCACGGCGGCTCGAGACCATCCGGCGACTGGCCGCGGCCGGCATCCCCGTCCGGGCCATGGTGGCGCCGGTCATCCCGGGGCTGACCGATCCCGAGATCGAGGCGATCCTTGCCGCCGTCGCTGACGCGAATGCCGTTGCCGCGACCTGGATCATGCTGCGACTGCCGCTCGAGGTGGCGCCGCTGGTGAAGGCCTGGGCCGAGGAGCACTATCCCGACCGCGCGGGGAAGATCCTCGCCCGCATCCGCGAGATTCACGGCGGGCGCGACTACGATCCGGCCTGGGGGAAACGGATGCGGGGCGAGGGGATCTGGGCCGATCTCGTCTCGCGCCGGTTCCGTCTTGCCGCGGCGCGACATGGCCTCGACCGCGACCAGCCGCCGCTGCGCTGCGACCTGTTCTCGGTGCCGCCTCGTCCGGGCGATCAGCTTCGGCTGTTCTGA
- the bmt gene encoding betaine--homocysteine S-methyltransferase, translating to MTDALSRLLEDRDWLMADGATGTNLFNMGLSSGEPPELWNIDQPDNIRKLYRAAVEAGSDIFLTNSFGGNAARLKLHNAQGRVAELNRVAAELGREIADASGRTVVVAGSMGPTGEIFEPMGTLTHKVAVEIFHEQAEALKAGGADVLWVETISAAEEFKAAAEAARLAGMPWCGTMSFDTAGRTMMGITAAALVDLVNKLPNPPLAFGANCGVGASDLLRTVLGFAAQGTERPIIAKGNAGIPKYHDGHIHYDGTPELMAEYAVLARDAGARIIGGCCGTMPEHLKAMRAALESRPKGPRPSLDSISERLGGFSSASDGSDDSGPSRERRRRRG from the coding sequence ATGACCGACGCCCTCTCCCGCCTGCTCGAGGACCGCGACTGGCTCATGGCCGATGGCGCCACCGGCACGAACCTGTTCAACATGGGCCTGTCGTCCGGCGAGCCGCCGGAGCTGTGGAACATCGACCAGCCGGACAATATCCGCAAGCTCTACCGCGCGGCGGTCGAGGCGGGATCGGACATCTTCCTGACCAACAGCTTCGGCGGCAATGCCGCCCGGCTGAAGCTGCACAACGCGCAAGGCCGCGTGGCGGAACTGAACCGGGTGGCGGCGGAACTGGGGCGCGAGATCGCCGACGCCTCGGGCCGCACGGTTGTCGTCGCCGGCTCCATGGGACCGACCGGCGAGATCTTCGAGCCGATGGGCACGCTGACCCACAAGGTCGCGGTCGAGATCTTCCACGAACAGGCCGAGGCGCTGAAGGCCGGCGGGGCGGACGTCCTCTGGGTCGAGACGATCTCGGCGGCCGAGGAATTCAAGGCCGCGGCCGAGGCGGCCCGTCTGGCCGGGATGCCCTGGTGCGGCACGATGAGCTTCGACACGGCCGGGCGCACCATGATGGGGATCACCGCGGCCGCGCTGGTCGATCTGGTGAACAAGCTGCCGAACCCGCCGCTGGCCTTCGGGGCGAACTGCGGCGTCGGCGCCTCGGACCTGCTGCGCACCGTGCTTGGCTTTGCCGCGCAGGGCACCGAGCGGCCGATCATCGCCAAGGGCAATGCCGGGATCCCGAAATACCACGACGGCCACATCCACTATGACGGCACGCCGGAGCTGATGGCGGAATATGCCGTGCTCGCCCGCGACGCCGGCGCCCGCATCATCGGCGGCTGCTGCGGCACCATGCCCGAACACCTGAAGGCGATGCGCGCGGCGCTCGAATCGCGGCCCAAGGGTCCGCGCCCGTCGCTCGACAGCATCTCGGAACGGCTGGGCGGCTTCTCCTCGGCCAGTGACGGCTCGGACGATTCCGGCCCCTCGCGCGAGCGGCGGCGGCGGCGCGGCTGA
- a CDS encoding SgcJ/EcaC family oxidoreductase, whose protein sequence is MTPDEFPRRFAALWGVRDAEALADLVAEDGTMLTLTGLWCEGRKEILAALRAELAGAFARSRLVSGKTDVKPLGPGATLLQQRFVLSGLVDAEGRDAGRIGAILTAVLLVRKAGVEAVTLHFTVIEG, encoded by the coding sequence ATGACGCCGGACGAGTTTCCGCGCCGCTTCGCCGCGCTCTGGGGCGTCCGGGATGCCGAGGCCCTCGCGGACCTCGTGGCGGAAGATGGCACGATGCTCACGCTGACCGGCCTGTGGTGCGAGGGCCGGAAGGAGATCCTTGCCGCGCTGAGGGCCGAGCTTGCCGGCGCCTTCGCGCGGTCACGGCTGGTGAGCGGCAAGACCGACGTGAAGCCCCTTGGTCCCGGCGCGACACTGCTGCAGCAGCGCTTCGTGCTCTCGGGTCTGGTGGATGCCGAGGGGCGGGATGCCGGGCGCATCGGGGCGATCCTGACGGCCGTGCTGCTGGTGCGGAAGGCGGGTGTCGAAGCCGTCA
- a CDS encoding DUF1476 domain-containing protein, with product MTTFDDRERAFETKFAHDTEMLFRAEVRRNKLVGLWAAELLGKTGDEAISYAHEVVQSDLHEPGFEDVVRKVAADLGDRSSAEAVRAKMLEFLPVAKAQLMTES from the coding sequence ATGACCACCTTCGACGATCGCGAGCGCGCGTTCGAGACGAAGTTCGCCCACGACACCGAAATGCTGTTCCGCGCCGAAGTGCGCCGCAACAAGCTGGTCGGCCTATGGGCTGCCGAGCTCCTCGGCAAGACCGGCGACGAGGCGATCAGCTATGCGCATGAGGTGGTGCAATCGGACCTGCACGAGCCGGGTTTCGAGGATGTGGTCCGCAAGGTCGCGGCCGACCTCGGCGACAGGTCCTCGGCCGAGGCGGTGCGCGCCAAGATGCTCGAGTTCCTGCCGGTCGCGAAGGCGCAGCTGATGACGGAAAGCTGA
- a CDS encoding B12-binding domain-containing protein, whose protein sequence is MADDEEIILSELSDEELVLQMHDDLYDGMKDEIEEAVRILIDRGWTPYDVLTKALVAGMTIVGNDFRDGILFVPEVLLAANAMKAGMVILKPLLVETGAPRMGKMVIGTVKGDIHDIGKNLVAMMMEGAGFEVVDLGINNPVEKYLEALETEKPDILGMSALLTTTMPYMKVVIDTMKEKGLRDDYIVLVGGAPLNEEFGKAIGADAYCRDAAVAVETAKVHVARRHNRLSA, encoded by the coding sequence ATGGCTGACGACGAAGAGATCATCCTGTCCGAACTCTCTGACGAGGAACTCGTGCTGCAGATGCACGACGACCTTTACGACGGGATGAAGGACGAGATCGAGGAGGCCGTCCGCATCCTGATCGATCGCGGCTGGACGCCCTACGACGTGCTGACCAAGGCGTTGGTGGCGGGCATGACCATCGTCGGCAACGACTTCCGCGACGGCATCCTGTTCGTGCCGGAAGTGCTGCTGGCCGCCAACGCCATGAAGGCGGGCATGGTGATCCTGAAGCCGCTGCTGGTCGAGACCGGCGCGCCGCGGATGGGCAAGATGGTGATCGGCACCGTCAAGGGCGACATCCACGACATCGGCAAGAACCTCGTCGCGATGATGATGGAAGGCGCGGGCTTCGAGGTGGTGGACCTCGGCATCAACAACCCGGTCGAGAAATACCTCGAGGCGCTGGAAACCGAGAAGCCCGACATCCTCGGCATGTCGGCGCTGCTGACCACGACGATGCCATACATGAAGGTCGTGATCGACACGATGAAGGAAAAGGGCCTGCGCGACGACTATATCGTTCTGGTCGGCGGCGCACCCCTGAACGAGGAATTCGGCAAGGCGATCGGCGCCGACGCCTACTGCCGCGATGCGGCCGTCGCGGTCGAAACCGCGAAGGTCCATGTCGCGCGCCGTCACAACCGGTTGAGCGCCTGA
- a CDS encoding DUF1638 domain-containing protein: MSLDDGTLSEQGLAPAGRGTVRLIACGALAHEILALKRANGWDHLDLQCLPAKLHLRPEKIVEAVEAAVMAAGDAPTFVVYADCGTGGALSRKCKELGVEMVEGPHCYSFFEGNDAFAAHAEDEFTAFYLTDFLVRQFDAFVWRPMGLNRHPELRDMYFGHYTKLVYQAQTEDPALDAKARDCAARLGLAYERRFTGYGDLAGSLQEVARR; encoded by the coding sequence ATGAGCCTCGACGACGGCACGCTGTCCGAGCAGGGCCTTGCGCCTGCCGGCCGCGGGACGGTCCGGCTGATCGCCTGCGGGGCGCTGGCGCACGAGATCCTCGCGCTGAAGCGGGCGAACGGCTGGGATCACCTGGACCTGCAATGCCTGCCGGCCAAGCTGCACCTGCGGCCCGAGAAGATCGTGGAAGCGGTCGAGGCCGCCGTGATGGCCGCCGGGGACGCGCCGACCTTCGTCGTCTATGCCGATTGCGGCACCGGCGGCGCCTTGTCGCGAAAGTGCAAGGAACTGGGCGTGGAGATGGTCGAGGGCCCGCACTGCTATTCGTTCTTCGAAGGCAACGACGCCTTCGCGGCTCATGCCGAGGACGAGTTCACCGCCTTCTACCTTACGGATTTCCTCGTCCGGCAGTTCGACGCCTTCGTGTGGCGCCCGATGGGCCTGAACCGGCACCCCGAGCTGCGGGACATGTATTTCGGCCATTACACCAAGCTGGTCTATCAGGCCCAGACCGAGGACCCTGCGCTGGATGCCAAGGCCCGCGACTGCGCCGCCCGGCTGGGCCTTGCCTACGAGCGTCGGTTCACCGGCTACGGCGACCTGGCGGGCAGCCTGCAGGAAGTGGCCCGTCGCTAG
- a CDS encoding FAD-binding oxidoreductase translates to MRIEAALGELEALLGDRLARSKAVREQHAHSETHLHAPPPDAVAYPRTTAEVSEIAAICARHLVPMVGWGAGTSLEGHALALKGGVTIDFGQMAEVIEIRPEDMIVRVQPGITREALNASLRDTGLFFPVDPGANATIGGMAATRASGTTAVRYGTMRDNVLGLEVVLADGRVIRTGTAAPKSAAGYDLTALFVGSEGTLGLITELTLRLHGQPEAISAAVCAFPDMSSAVNCVIETIQHGIPMARIEFLDAASVAACNAFAQMEMPLQPHLLVEFNGTEAGVAEQAERFGEIAAGHGSAGFQWATRTEDRARLWKMRHAAYRACLASRPGCEGWVTDACVPISRLAEAVEETQADIAACGVPGPIVGHVGDGNFHSVLLVDPESEVEREAAKRVSARLAERALRLGGTVTGEHGIGFGKLGYMAAQHGEAWSVMAEIKRALDPMGLMNPGKMVRQT, encoded by the coding sequence ATGCGGATCGAGGCGGCGCTGGGTGAACTAGAGGCGCTTCTGGGCGACCGGCTCGCCCGCTCGAAAGCGGTGCGCGAGCAGCATGCGCACAGCGAGACGCATCTGCACGCCCCGCCGCCGGATGCGGTGGCCTATCCCCGGACCACCGCGGAAGTCTCGGAGATCGCGGCGATCTGCGCCCGTCATCTGGTGCCGATGGTCGGCTGGGGCGCCGGGACCTCGCTGGAAGGGCATGCGCTGGCGCTGAAGGGCGGGGTCACGATTGACTTCGGCCAGATGGCCGAAGTGATCGAGATCCGACCCGAGGACATGATCGTCCGCGTCCAGCCCGGCATCACCCGCGAGGCGCTGAACGCAAGCCTGCGCGACACCGGCCTGTTCTTCCCGGTCGATCCGGGCGCGAATGCCACGATTGGTGGCATGGCCGCCACCCGCGCCTCGGGCACCACCGCGGTGCGCTACGGCACCATGCGCGACAACGTGCTGGGGCTCGAGGTCGTGCTGGCCGACGGGCGGGTGATCCGCACCGGCACCGCCGCGCCGAAGTCCGCCGCGGGCTACGACCTGACGGCGCTCTTCGTCGGATCGGAAGGCACGCTTGGCCTGATCACCGAACTGACGCTGCGCCTTCATGGCCAGCCCGAGGCGATCTCGGCCGCCGTCTGCGCCTTCCCCGACATGTCCTCGGCCGTCAACTGCGTGATCGAGACGATCCAGCACGGCATCCCGATGGCGCGGATCGAATTCCTCGACGCGGCCTCCGTCGCCGCCTGCAACGCCTTTGCCCAGATGGAGATGCCGCTGCAGCCGCATCTGCTGGTGGAGTTCAACGGCACCGAGGCGGGCGTGGCCGAACAGGCCGAGCGCTTCGGCGAGATCGCGGCGGGACACGGGTCCGCCGGCTTCCAGTGGGCGACCCGGACCGAGGACCGCGCGCGGCTCTGGAAGATGCGCCACGCCGCCTACCGCGCCTGCCTTGCGTCGCGCCCGGGCTGCGAGGGCTGGGTCACCGACGCCTGCGTGCCGATCTCGCGGCTGGCCGAGGCGGTCGAGGAAACGCAGGCCGACATCGCGGCCTGCGGCGTGCCGGGGCCGATCGTCGGCCATGTCGGCGACGGCAACTTCCACTCGGTCCTGCTGGTCGATCCGGAAAGCGAGGTGGAGCGCGAGGCGGCCAAGCGCGTCTCGGCCCGGCTGGCCGAGCGCGCGCTGCGTCTGGGCGGCACCGTGACCGGCGAGCACGGGATCGGCTTCGGCAAGCTCGGCTACATGGCGGCCCAGCATGGCGAGGCCTGGAGCGTGATGGCCGAGATCAAGCGCGCGCTCGACCCGATGGGCCTGATGAACCCGGGCAAGATGGTGCGCCAGACATGA
- the purS gene encoding phosphoribosylformylglycinamidine synthase subunit PurS, producing the protein MKARVHVMLKDGVLDPQGEAVKHALGTLGFSGVAGVRQGKVIDLDLTATDATAAEAEVRAMCEKLLANTVIEKYTVEIV; encoded by the coding sequence ATGAAAGCCCGCGTCCATGTCATGCTGAAGGATGGCGTCCTCGATCCGCAGGGCGAGGCGGTGAAGCACGCGCTCGGCACGCTCGGCTTCTCGGGCGTCGCCGGCGTCCGTCAGGGCAAGGTGATCGACCTCGACCTGACCGCGACCGACGCCACCGCCGCCGAGGCCGAGGTTCGCGCCATGTGCGAGAAGCTGCTCGCCAACACCGTGATCGAGAAATACACGGTCGAGATCGTCTGA
- a CDS encoding ATP-binding protein — protein sequence MQDAAFQTEETEPPPPGHGWRVRLAVVLLVILAVVVVLVTNRWMSERFTDTTRTRAELRLALYSGNMLTELQRTSVVPLLLARDPALIGALGSGDYSATSQRLISFQTEIGAASIMLLDKDGRTVGATNRNLIGTSHRAAPYFVDAQRNRDTVFTAAKREEGIFDFTYSRAVLSDNRLVGVIVVAVDLMKYERAWAGLQDAVMVTDSTGTVILATEPRWRGLTIDEALAVRDAPSAIRRAIQATADWAQQPPDAYLRGEAVMKTDARVPFRGWRIVTFTAYDSVRERVNGILALEIMGFAILLALTFYLLSRRAWSQSMSLQRESAELRLLNARLQREIAEREKVQKDLAVAELTLAQSSKLAALGEMSAAVSHELNQPLAAMKTYLAGAKLLLQRRRTEEALASFQRIDDLIERMGAITRQLKSYARKGGEAFEPVDMRLCVSSALTMMEPQLKIRVVRITRALPRQPVMVMADRLRLEQVIINLLRNALDATKTVASPQIDIMLAAGETATLTVRDNGHGIEDLDNLFEPFYTTKKPGEGVGLGLAISSGIVTDLGGRLTARNAEGGGAVFEVQLPILGADVKAAE from the coding sequence ATGCAGGACGCGGCCTTCCAGACCGAGGAAACCGAGCCCCCGCCGCCGGGACACGGCTGGCGGGTGCGGCTTGCCGTCGTGCTGCTGGTGATCCTTGCGGTGGTCGTCGTTCTGGTGACCAACCGCTGGATGAGCGAGCGGTTCACCGACACCACCCGCACCCGCGCCGAACTGCGCCTCGCGCTCTACTCCGGCAACATGCTGACCGAGTTGCAGCGCACATCGGTCGTGCCGTTGCTGCTCGCGCGCGATCCCGCGCTGATCGGGGCGTTGGGGTCGGGGGACTATTCGGCAACTTCCCAGCGGCTGATCTCGTTCCAGACCGAGATCGGCGCGGCCTCGATCATGCTGCTCGACAAGGACGGCCGCACGGTCGGCGCGACCAACCGCAACCTGATCGGCACCAGCCACCGCGCCGCGCCCTATTTCGTCGATGCGCAGCGCAATCGCGACACGGTCTTCACCGCGGCCAAGCGCGAGGAAGGGATCTTCGATTTCACCTATTCCCGGGCGGTGCTGTCCGACAACCGGCTCGTGGGCGTGATCGTGGTCGCCGTCGACCTGATGAAATACGAGCGCGCATGGGCCGGGCTGCAGGATGCCGTCATGGTGACCGACAGCACGGGCACCGTGATCCTGGCGACCGAGCCGCGTTGGCGCGGCCTGACCATCGACGAGGCGCTGGCGGTGCGCGACGCGCCCTCGGCGATCCGGCGCGCGATCCAGGCCACGGCCGACTGGGCGCAGCAGCCGCCCGACGCCTACCTGCGCGGCGAGGCCGTGATGAAGACCGACGCCCGCGTGCCGTTCCGCGGTTGGCGGATCGTGACCTTCACCGCCTACGATTCGGTGCGCGAGCGGGTAAACGGCATCCTCGCGCTGGAAATCATGGGCTTCGCGATCCTGCTTGCGCTGACCTTCTACCTGCTCTCGCGGCGGGCCTGGTCGCAGAGCATGTCGCTTCAGCGCGAGTCGGCGGAACTTCGCCTGCTCAACGCGCGTTTGCAGCGCGAGATCGCCGAGCGGGAGAAGGTGCAGAAGGATCTGGCCGTGGCCGAGCTGACACTCGCGCAGTCGTCGAAGCTCGCCGCGCTAGGCGAGATGTCGGCGGCCGTGAGCCACGAGCTGAACCAGCCGCTCGCCGCGATGAAGACCTATCTGGCCGGCGCGAAGCTCTTGCTGCAGCGGCGGCGGACCGAAGAGGCGCTCGCCTCGTTCCAGCGCATCGATGACCTGATCGAGCGGATGGGCGCGATCACCCGGCAGTTGAAATCCTATGCCCGGAAGGGCGGCGAGGCCTTCGAGCCGGTGGACATGCGGCTCTGCGTCTCCTCTGCGCTGACCATGATGGAGCCGCAGCTGAAGATCCGCGTGGTGCGCATCACCCGCGCCCTGCCGCGCCAGCCGGTGATGGTGATGGCCGACCGGCTGCGGCTGGAGCAGGTCATCATCAACCTCCTGCGCAACGCGCTGGACGCCACGAAGACCGTCGCCTCGCCGCAGATCGACATCATGCTGGCGGCCGGCGAGACGGCGACGCTGACGGTGCGCGACAACGGCCACGGGATCGAGGACCTCGACAACCTGTTCGAGCCTTTCTACACCACCAAGAAGCCGGGCGAGGGCGTGGGCCTCGGGCTCGCGATCTCGTCCGGCATCGTGACCGACCTCGGGGGTCGTCTTACCGCGCGGAATGCGGAAGGCGGCGGTGCTGTTTTCGAGGTTCAGCTGCCCATATTGGGGGCAGATGTTAAGGCAGCCGAGTGA
- a CDS encoding phosphoribosylaminoimidazolesuccinocarboxamide synthase has translation MARRKKVYEGKAKILYEGPEPGTLIQYFKDDGSAASNPPQTALEGKGVLNNRLSEFFMNGLNSIGVPTHFIRRLNMREQLVRMAEIIPLEVVVRNFAAGGISKRLGIPEGTPLPRPIVEYYFKDDKLGCPLVSEEHIIAFGWASQQDLDDVVALALRVNDFLSGVMMGVGIRLADFQIEVGRIWEGDYMRLIVADEISPDSCRLWDVRAEAEGGTPREPGPLQDVYSELARRLGVLPSNVTHTTKPTLIN, from the coding sequence ATGGCACGTCGCAAGAAGGTCTACGAGGGCAAGGCCAAGATCCTCTACGAGGGGCCCGAACCCGGGACGCTGATCCAGTACTTCAAGGACGACGGCAGCGCGGCCTCGAACCCGCCGCAGACCGCGCTGGAAGGCAAGGGCGTGCTGAACAACCGGCTGTCCGAGTTCTTCATGAACGGCCTCAACTCCATCGGTGTTCCCACCCATTTCATCCGCCGCCTGAACATGCGCGAGCAGCTGGTGCGCATGGCCGAGATCATCCCGCTCGAGGTCGTGGTCCGCAACTTCGCGGCCGGCGGCATCTCGAAGCGGCTGGGCATCCCGGAGGGGACGCCCCTGCCGCGGCCGATCGTGGAATACTACTTCAAGGACGACAAGCTCGGCTGCCCGCTGGTGTCCGAAGAGCACATCATCGCCTTCGGCTGGGCCAGCCAGCAGGATCTGGACGACGTGGTGGCACTGGCGCTGCGTGTGAACGACTTCCTGTCGGGCGTGATGATGGGCGTGGGCATCCGGCTCGCGGATTTCCAGATCGAGGTCGGCCGGATCTGGGAGGGCGACTACATGCGCCTGATCGTGGCCGACGAGATCAGCCCCGACAGCTGCCGTCTCTGGGACGTGCGCGCCGAGGCCGAAGGCGGCACCCCGCGCGAGCCCGGGCCGCTGCAGGACGTCTATTCCGAACTCGCCCGGCGTCTGGGGGTGCTGCCCTCGAACGTCACCCACACCACCAAGCCCACGCTGATCAACTGA
- a CDS encoding sigma-54 dependent transcriptional regulator: MARAMKVAIVDDEADMRQSISQWLALSGFDTETYASAEEALKGLSADFPGVVVSDIKMPGMDGMTFLKKLMSMDSGLPVILITGHGDVPMAVEAMRVGAFDFLEKPFNPDRMTELAKRATQLRRLTLDNRALRRELSDGTVLMKKLIGSSPVMERLREDILDLGQADSHVLIDGETGTGKTLVAHALHAVGARAGRKFVTISCAAWSEDQLSAKLFGPTEDGSLPLVEEARGGTLCLEDIESLSHPLQSRLLTVINEQGTPPETRIIAICNEHAPDTTLENVLRSDLYYRLGAMTIVLPPLRTRGEDILTLFTRMSEQFAEEYGCEAPQVTAQEAAQLLQAPWPGNVRQLVNIAERAVLQNRRGSGSIASLLMADNEASGPALTTEGKPLKDYVEAFERMLIDNTMRRHRGSIVAVMEELCLPRRTLNEKMAKYGLSRADYV; this comes from the coding sequence ATGGCTCGTGCAATGAAGGTGGCCATCGTCGACGACGAGGCCGACATGCGGCAGTCGATCAGCCAGTGGCTCGCGCTCTCGGGGTTCGATACCGAAACCTATGCGAGCGCCGAGGAGGCGCTGAAGGGCCTGAGCGCGGATTTCCCCGGCGTTGTCGTCAGCGACATCAAGATGCCCGGCATGGACGGCATGACCTTTCTGAAGAAGCTGATGAGCATGGATTCCGGCCTGCCGGTGATCCTGATCACCGGCCACGGCGACGTGCCGATGGCGGTCGAGGCGATGCGGGTCGGCGCCTTCGACTTCCTTGAAAAGCCATTCAACCCCGACCGGATGACCGAGCTTGCCAAGCGCGCGACCCAGTTGCGCCGGCTCACGCTCGACAACCGCGCGCTGCGCCGCGAGCTTTCCGATGGCACCGTGCTGATGAAGAAGCTGATCGGCTCCTCGCCGGTGATGGAGCGCCTGCGCGAGGACATCCTTGATCTGGGCCAGGCCGACAGCCACGTCCTGATCGACGGCGAGACCGGAACCGGAAAGACGCTGGTCGCCCATGCGCTGCATGCCGTGGGCGCGCGGGCCGGGCGCAAGTTCGTCACCATCTCCTGCGCCGCCTGGTCCGAGGACCAGCTGTCCGCCAAGCTCTTCGGCCCGACCGAGGACGGCTCGCTGCCGCTGGTCGAGGAAGCCCGCGGTGGCACGCTCTGCCTCGAGGACATCGAGTCGCTCAGCCATCCGCTCCAGTCGCGCCTGCTGACGGTGATCAACGAGCAGGGGACGCCGCCCGAAACCCGGATCATCGCGATCTGCAACGAGCATGCGCCGGACACGACGCTGGAAAACGTGCTGCGCTCGGACCTCTATTACCGGCTCGGCGCCATGACCATCGTGCTGCCGCCGCTCCGGACCCGGGGCGAGGACATCCTGACCCTCTTTACCCGCATGTCCGAGCAGTTCGCCGAGGAATACGGCTGCGAGGCGCCGCAGGTCACGGCGCAGGAGGCGGCGCAACTCCTTCAGGCTCCGTGGCCCGGCAACGTCCGCCAGCTGGTCAATATCGCGGAGCGCGCGGTGCTGCAGAACCGGCGCGGCTCCGGCTCCATCGCCTCGCTGCTGATGGCGGATAACGAAGCCTCGGGGCCGGCTCTGACCACCGAAGGCAAGCCGCTCAAGGATTATGTCGAGGCGTTCGAGCGCATGCTGATCGACAACACCATGCGGCGCCACCGCGGCTCGATCGTCGCCGTGATGGAGGAGCTTTGCCTGCCCCGGCGCACGCTCAACGAGAAGATGGCGAAATACGGGCTCAGCCGGGCCGATTACGTCTGA